The following are encoded in a window of Dioscorea cayenensis subsp. rotundata cultivar TDr96_F1 chromosome 16, TDr96_F1_v2_PseudoChromosome.rev07_lg8_w22 25.fasta, whole genome shotgun sequence genomic DNA:
- the LOC120279268 gene encoding LOW QUALITY PROTEIN: probable serine/threonine-protein kinase cdc7 (The sequence of the model RefSeq protein was modified relative to this genomic sequence to represent the inferred CDS: deleted 1 base in 1 codon) encodes MSWSNCVGSPDLRCCSMTLASSQSRRQRLGLLGSLHRVLFAPFVPRSTAAVWELMRARSDPSLFYVRKRRAVDLGGDLPASKRRLMLALRRDLSESRWNDGMKHLDFGSRTFSFSKVQIEVPDCLAKVDCATDMTALQYSSYSLFEGSTSLPFLRSFNHVQSNVRSEDIGHIMGVERSCSNDETRAIIVHKELPIPSNNSVHVSVASERTNAYEEIANCEMKKCAHDERMSHFDTGLNKSKDAICLLLENRVISTPMIFPGTDESHNGPLTVVSSALSHEATLVENVRFDDIIFSNKGSLLDTSHLRIVPEEATGKASVLGSRVVSPVETATVQNHQSKTSDKLKVMGAQASTADSKCSLGLLDNTTDDNSFKPLDAVRDRKNASVNQKPRRNCKSNLSHKEVQLNTAKECKIDASYKAPKALESKSLPEFESFVVEEEEGAGGYGTVYRARRKVDGRIFAIKCPHANAHLHHVNNELKMLERFGGRNFVIKFEGSFKSGDAECFVLEHVEHDRPELLKKEIDIFELQWYGYCMFRALASLHKQGIVHRDVKPGNFLFSRKLNKGYLIDFNLAHDLQRKYFKGRKETMSKTNTDSVSLGSTKPTSFSQSRKNVYDGILAQIDDSKKALVSKNMKKKSRQGQAEKIDVIDLKNKYGSQAADVSGVTSAKDPTSTKTSGDRLKQPIPSKGRKELINFVHEAMQVPNHKGESASIPVSHRKRVTVPMGKVDRRGLMPTPMPLHPGEIGKVKREGPCVGTKGFRAPEVLFKSHHQGCKLDVWSAGVTLLYLVIGRAPFGGDPEQNIKEIAKLRGSEDLWEVAKLHDREFSFPTDLLNVQSLQSMNLKDWCLMNTRRTGFTELVPQSLFDLLNKCLTVNPRVRINAEEALMHEFFTPCHEILRKHRQLRKAAGSESNKPLRLLD; translated from the exons ATGTCGTGGAGCAACTGTGTCGGATCCCCAGATCTCCGCTGCTGCTCAATGACTCTGGCTTCGTCACAGTCTCGGAGACAGCGATTAGGGCTTTTGGGGAGTTTGCATCGAGTGTTATTTGCCCCTTTTGTGCCGAGGTCTACAGCTGCGGTATGGGAACTGATGCGGGCGCGGAGTGATCCTTCTTTGTTTTATGTGAGGAAGCGGAGAGCGGTGGATCTGGGGGGAGATCTCCCTGCGTCTAAGAGGAGGTTGATGTTAGCTTTGAGGAGAG ATCTTTCGGAGAGTAGGTGGAATGATGGCATGAAGCATCTGGATTTTGGTAGTAGGACTTTCAGTTTCTCGAAG GTTCAAATTGAAGTTCCTGATTGCCTTGCAAAAGTTGATTGTGCCACTGATATGACTGCTTTGCAATATTCTTCATATTCATTATTTGAAGGTAGTACTTCCCTGCCATTTCTCAGAAGCTTCAATCATGTTCAATCAAATGTCAGATCAGAAGATATTGGCCATATAATGGGTGTGGAACGGAGCTGCTCAAATGATGAAACACGTGCTATAATTGTGCATAAAGAGTTACCAATACCATCAAATAATAGTGTACATGTATCTGTTGCCTCAGAAAGAACAAATGCTTATGAAGAAATTGCCAATTGTGAAATGAAGAAATGTGCGCATGATGAAAGAATGAGCCACTTTGATACTGGTCTCAATAAATCTAAGGATGCAATATGCCTCTTGTTAGAAAATAGAGTGATATCCACTCCCATGATTTTTCCTGGAACTGACGAGTCTCATAATGGACCTTTGACAGTGGTTTCCTCTGCACTTTCTCATGAAGCAACCCTAGTGGAAAATGTTAGATTTGATGATATAATCTTCTCTAATAAAGGATCTCTGCTTGATACTAGTCATTTGAGAATAGTCCCAGAAGAAGCCACAGGAAAAG CTTCTGTTTTAGGATCTCGTGTAGTTTCTCCTGTAGAAACTGCGACTGTCCAGAATCATCAGTCAAAGACATCTGATAAACTGAAGGTCATGGGTGCGCAGGCTTCAACAGCAGATTCCAAATGTTCATTGGGCTTGTTAGATAATACAACGGATGACAATTCTTTTAAGCCACTGGATGCGGTAAGAGATAGAAAGAATGCCTCGGTGAATCAAAAACCAAGAAGAAATTGCAAAAGCAACTTGTCTCATAAAGAAGTCCAGTTGAACACTGCAAAAGAGTGCAAGATTGATGCTAGTTACAAGGCACCAAAG GCTTTGGAGTCCAAATCACTCCCGGAGTTTGAATCTTTTGTtgtagaggaagaagaaggtgcAG GTGGTTATGGGACTGTCTACAGGGCTCGAAGAAAAGTAGATGGCAGGATATTTGCTATTAAGT GTCCTCACGCAAATGCTCATTTGCACCATGTTAATAATGAGTTGAAGATGCTCGAACGTTTTGG AGGTAGGAACTTTGTGATAAAGTTTGAAGGCTCCTTTAAGAGTGGTGATGCTGAATGCTTTGTTCTGGAGCATGTTGAGCATGATAGACCAGAG CTATTGAAGAAGGAAATTGATATATTTGAGCTTCAATGGTATGGCTACTGTATGTTTAGAGCCCTTGCAAGCTTGCACAAGCAG GGAATAGTGCATAGAGATGTTAAACCTGGCAATTTTCTCTTTTCCCGCAAACTCAACAAGGGATATCTCATAGATTTCAATCTAGCTCAT GATTTGCAGCGGAAATATTTTAAAG GTAGAAAAGAGACCATGTCCAAGACGAACACTGATTCAGTTTCCCTGGGCAGTACAAAGCCCACATCATTTTCCCAGTCAAGAAAAAATGTCTATGATGGTATTTTGGCACAGATTGATGATTCAAAAAAGGCTCTTGTATccaagaatatgaaaaaaaaatcaagacaggGCCAAGCAGaaaaaattgatgttattgacttaaaaaacaaatatggaaGCCAAGCTGCTGATGTTTCTGGAGTGACTTCCGCAAAGGATCCAACAAGCACGAAAACGTCTGGAGATAGGTTGAAGCAGCCCATTCCTAGCAAAGGGCGCAAGGAGTTGATAAATTTTGTGCATGAGGCAATGCAAGTTCCTAATCACAAGGGAGAGTCAGCATCCATTCCAGTTTCACATAGAAAGCGGGTAACTGTTCCCATGGGCAAAGTTGATAGACGAGGGCTAATGCCAACTCCAATGCCATTGCATCCCGGAG AAATTGGAAAAGTGAAGAGGGAAGGCCCTTGTGTTGGAACTAAAGGTTTTCGAGCTCCAGAG GTATTATTCAAATCTCATCACCAAGGCTGCAAGCTTGATGTCTGGTCTGCAGGTGTTACTCTACTCTATCTAGTGATAGGAAGAGCACCTTTTGGCGGTGATCCTGAGCA AAATATTAAGGAGATTGCAAAATTAAGGGGTAGTGAAGATCTTTGGGAAGTAGCTAAACTACATGACCGCGAGTTTTCATTCCCTACG GATTTGCTTAATGTTCAATCACTACAATCAATGAATCTG AAAGACTGGTGTCTCATGAACACAAGAAGAACTGGGTTTACTGAACTAGTCCCACAATCACTCTTCGATCTTCTCAACAAGTGTTTGACAGTGAATCCAAGGGTTAGAATCAATGCGGAAGAGGCACTAATGCATGAATTCTTTACTCCATGTCATGAGATCCTGAGGAAACACAGGCAGCTTAGAAAAGCAGCTGGTTCTGAGAGTAATAAACCCCTCAGGCTTCTTGATTAG
- the LOC120279270 gene encoding vesicle-associated protein 2-1-like isoform X1 gives MGTGGQLISVYPEELSFEFELGKPAYCDLKVVNNTEHHVAFKVKTTSPRKYFVRPNTSVVQPWDACTITVTLQAQKEYPPDMRCNDKFLLQSTKVPPITDVDELPPETFNKEGDKVVQELKLKVIYKAPTQLNDGNSEETGLTGAPRGSRQGSDSISVLNNSSMQEIQAVQHLKSERDAILQQNQQLQRELEMFRRRKSRRNDAGFSLTFSAFAGLVGLMLGFILNLALSSPPTA, from the exons ATGGGCACTGGTGGGCAGTTGATCTCGGTCTATCCTGAAGAGCTAAGCTTTGAAT TTGAGCTTGGGAAGCCAGCGTATTGCGATCTCAAGGTCGTCAACAATACCGAGCATCATGTTGCGTTCAAG GTTAAAACTACTTCACCTAGGAAGTACTTTGTTCGGCCAAACACCAGTGTGGTGCAACCGTGGGACGCTTGTACCATAACAG TTACACTGCAAGCCCAGAAGGAGTACCCGCCTGACATGCGATGCAATGATAAGTTTCTTCTTCAGAGTACAAAAGTGCCACCTATTACTGATGTCGATGAGCTACCACCTGAGACG TTCAATAAAGAAGGTGATAAGGTTGTACAAGAATTGAAGCTTAAGGTCATTTACAAAGCACCAACACAATTAAATGATGGAAACTCTGAAGAAACAGGCCTAACTGGAGCACCTAGGGGCTCAAGGCAAGGTTCTGATAGCATTTCG GTTCTCAATAACTCTAGCATGCAAGAG ATCCAAGCTGTACAACATTTGAAGTCTGAAAGAGATGCTATTCTCCAACAAAATCAGCAGTTGCAGAGGGAACTT GAAATGTTTAGAAGACGCAAAAGCCGGAGAAATGATGCAGGCTTCTCATTAACCTTCTCAGCTTTTGCTGGATTAGTTGGTCTAATGCTTGGTTTCATTCTAAACCTTGCATTATCTTCACCACCAACCGCATGA
- the LOC120279270 gene encoding vesicle-associated protein 2-1-like isoform X2 gives MGTGGQLISVYPEELSFEFELGKPAYCDLKVVNNTEHHVAFKVKTTSPRKYFVRPNTSVVQPWDACTITVTLQAQKEYPPDMRCNDKFLLQSTKVPPITDVDELPPETFNKEGDKVVQELKLKVIYKAPTQLNDGNSEETGLTGAPRGSRQGSDSISIQAVQHLKSERDAILQQNQQLQRELEMFRRRKSRRNDAGFSLTFSAFAGLVGLMLGFILNLALSSPPTA, from the exons ATGGGCACTGGTGGGCAGTTGATCTCGGTCTATCCTGAAGAGCTAAGCTTTGAAT TTGAGCTTGGGAAGCCAGCGTATTGCGATCTCAAGGTCGTCAACAATACCGAGCATCATGTTGCGTTCAAG GTTAAAACTACTTCACCTAGGAAGTACTTTGTTCGGCCAAACACCAGTGTGGTGCAACCGTGGGACGCTTGTACCATAACAG TTACACTGCAAGCCCAGAAGGAGTACCCGCCTGACATGCGATGCAATGATAAGTTTCTTCTTCAGAGTACAAAAGTGCCACCTATTACTGATGTCGATGAGCTACCACCTGAGACG TTCAATAAAGAAGGTGATAAGGTTGTACAAGAATTGAAGCTTAAGGTCATTTACAAAGCACCAACACAATTAAATGATGGAAACTCTGAAGAAACAGGCCTAACTGGAGCACCTAGGGGCTCAAGGCAAGGTTCTGATAGCATTTCG ATCCAAGCTGTACAACATTTGAAGTCTGAAAGAGATGCTATTCTCCAACAAAATCAGCAGTTGCAGAGGGAACTT GAAATGTTTAGAAGACGCAAAAGCCGGAGAAATGATGCAGGCTTCTCATTAACCTTCTCAGCTTTTGCTGGATTAGTTGGTCTAATGCTTGGTTTCATTCTAAACCTTGCATTATCTTCACCACCAACCGCATGA
- the LOC120278712 gene encoding 50S ribosomal protein L19-1, chloroplastic-like produces MAALLHPLLTLPAPPPPPRLTVVASLRPSLFSPTKLSIPRSPSLCLVSSKVFRRSELLIARASTEEGDGVVVEEFEALEDVVVDEEDEEGELKSSEGEVEERPPRKPRIKLGDIMGILNKRAIETSEQARPVPDLRTGDIVEIKLEVPENRKRLSVYKGIVMSKQNAGIHTTIRIRRIIAGVGVEIVFPVYSPNIKEIKVVKHRKVRRARLYYLRDKLPRLSTFK; encoded by the exons ATGGCGGCACTCCTACATCCCCTGCTCACTCTCCCGGCGCCGCCGCCGCCTCCTCGCCTCACCGTCGTCGCCTCTCTCCGCCCTTCGCTCTTCTCTCCCACTAAGCTCTCCATTCCCAGGTCTCCTTCTCTGTGTCTCGTCTCCTCTAAAGTTTTTCGAAGATCGGAGCTTCTGATAGCGAGAGCGAGCACTGAGGAAGGGGATGGAGTAGTCGTGGAGGAGTTCGAAGCCCTGGAAGATGTGGTTGTAgatgaggaggatgaggagggagAGTTGAAGAGCTCTGAAGGAGAAGTTGAAGAGAGGCCTCCGAGGAAACCTCGAATTAAGCTTGGTGACATCATGGGG ATATTGAACAAAAGGGCTATTGAAACATCAGAGCAGGCGAGACCAGTGCCAGATCTGAGGACTGGAGACATTGTTGAGATTAAACTG GAGGTACCAGAGAATCGTAAAAGGTTGTCGGTTTATAAGGGTATTGTTATGTCAAAGCAAAATGCAGGCATTCATACCACCATCAGAATTAGGAGGATTATTGCTGGCGtcggtgttgagattgttttcCCTGT GTATTCACCCAATATTAAGGAGATAAAAGTGGTTAAACATCGGAAGGTCCGGAGGGCAAGGCTGTACTACTTGCGGGACAAATTACCCCGGCTTTCGACTTTCAAGTAG
- the LOC120278654 gene encoding stellacyanin-like produces MANQQELLSIPSLNATLYIVGDTAGWDISANLWSWTTNKTFHVGDVLLFQYSRYHSLMEVNKEGFDTCNTSNSILTSNTGNTSITLTEPGDKYFVCGVLSHCLGGMKLNVHVNGDGSSSGPAPAVLPKAGVLSPPSLPPPPVTNLKNNDSPFASASFGHLHGARGSLFFTWILCAIISFFLLILV; encoded by the exons ATGGCCAATCAACAAGAG tTACTTTCTATTCCAAGCTTGAATGCCACTTTGTACATTGTTGGAGACACCGCTGGTTGGGATATCAGTGCAAATCTCTGGTCTTGGACTACCAACAAGACCTTCCATGTTGGTGATGTTCTAT TATTCCAATACTCAAGATATCATAGCTTGATGGAAGTAAACAAAGAAGGCTTTGACACATGCAATACTAGCAATTCAATATTAACAAGCAACACCGGAAATACGTCGATAACTCTCACTGAACCCGGAGATAAATATTTCGTATGCGGAGTTTTGTCACATTGTTTGGGAGGAATGAAACTTAATGTACATGTCAATGGAGATGGTTCTTCATCGGGCCCGGCTCCGGCCGTGTTGCCGAAGGCTGGTGTGTTATCTCCGCCGTCATTGCCGCCACCGCCGGTTACCAATTTAAAGAACAATGATAGTCCTTTTGCTTCTGCTTCATTTGGACATCTTCATGGTGCAAGGGGCTCATTgttttttacttggattttatGTGCaattatttcctttttcttgttgattttagTGTAA
- the LOC120278655 gene encoding uclacyanin-2-like, which yields MLVFVCVLLVVVPVYSVNYGIDWSQGVNYDTWGSEKTINVGDTLEFKYGASHSVVEVSSDYYNACSYSNTDQVHTDMDTTITLSTPGTHYFICGTPGHCSGGMKLAVSVSGSSSGSPLTPSPPAGDGSNNSPTPPSSSSSPPTNNSSSPASPAKKNGGAMLRVDAAFG from the exons ATGCTAGTTTTTGTTTGCGTTTTGTTGGTTGTTGTTCCTGTTTACTCTGTGAATTATGGTATTGATTGGAGTCAAGGAGTCAATTATGATACTTGGGGTTCAGAAAAGACTATCAATGTTGGTGATACTCTTG AGTTCAAGTACGGTGCATCTCACAGTGTAGTAGAAGTGAGCTCAGATTACTACAATGCATGTTCATACAGTAACACAGATCAAGTGCACACAGACATGGACACAACCATCACTCTCTCTACACCAGGGACTCACTACTTCATCTGTGGAACACCCGGCCATTGTTCCGGTGGCATGAAGCTAGCCGTCTCCGTCTCCGGCTCGAGCTCTGGTAGCCCTTTGACACCGTCTCCTCCGGCCGGGGATGGTTCGAACAATTCACCAacaccaccttcttcttcttcttctcctccgaCGAATAATTCTTCTTCTCCGGCATCTCCGGCGAAGAAGAATGGTGGTGCAATGTTGAGAGTTGATGCTGCTTTTGGTTAA
- the LOC120279471 gene encoding uncharacterized protein LOC120279471 has product MRLIEAVKARLQHFKETGWEEFLGEVTSFCKENSINVPNMEDNMLIRGRSRRERQFITHFHHYRVEIFCEVIDLISQEMHNRFPEASTELLLLVSCLDPRDSFSKFNIHKLLRLAEMYPEDFSVT; this is encoded by the exons ATGCGATTGATCGAAGCGGTAAAAGCTCGACTTCAACACTTTAAGGAGACAGGTTGGGAGGAATTTTTGGGAGAGGTCACCTCTTTTTGTAAGGAGAACTCAATTAATGTGCCTAATATGGAGGATAATATGCTAATTCGTGGTCGTTCTAGGCGGGAAAGACAATTCATTACTCATTTTCATCATTATCGTGTAGAGATTTTTTGTgag gttattgatttgatttctcaAGAAATGCACAACCGCTTTCCTGAAGCTAGCACGGAGTTACTTCTTTTAGTATCATGTCTTGATCCAAGGGACTCATTTTCTAAATTCAACATCCATAAGCTACTCCGTCTTGCAGAGATGTATCCAGAAGACTTCTCGGTGACTTAA